From the genome of Sulfurovum sp. NBC37-1, one region includes:
- a CDS encoding YkgJ family cysteine cluster protein produces the protein MEDKLMIKEGYGYKFAPSACEACGGHCCTGESGYIWAKYDEIVNMAQFVNLSVEDFATMYLKKVKHRYSLVEKKLAEDNFACIFFDETKQRCSIYPVRPLQCRTFPFWEQFKNDEEEVRKECPGIV, from the coding sequence ATGGAAGATAAATTAATGATAAAAGAAGGATATGGTTACAAGTTTGCCCCTTCCGCCTGCGAAGCGTGTGGCGGGCACTGTTGTACGGGAGAAAGTGGTTATATCTGGGCGAAATATGACGAGATCGTCAACATGGCCCAGTTCGTTAACCTTAGCGTAGAAGATTTTGCTACAATGTATCTGAAAAAAGTGAAACACCGGTATTCACTGGTCGAAAAGAAACTGGCAGAAGATAATTTTGCCTGTATCTTCTTTGACGAAACGAAACAGCGGTGTTCGATATACCCTGTACGGCCCCTGCAGTGCCGTACCTTCCCCTTTTGGGAACAGTTTAAAAATGATGAAGAAGAGGTAAGAAAAGAGTGTCCTGGAATCGTATAA
- a CDS encoding tRNA1(Val) (adenine(37)-N6)-methyltransferase → MFLYQPTSGYCYNSDSIFLYDFIASFHPKGTLLDVGCGVGIISLLLTRDFKVETSIIDKQEKMLNYARYNFSLNGLDVKSHLGDFTELVTEKRFDYIVSNPPFYDPRVTQSEDSHLNIARYAHHLPIEAFFRRVKTFLKPKGWFIFCYDAKQIDLLLHHLKINGINPEKVQFVHSKIDRESKLVFIAARNNSKSMTQILPPLIVFDENNVYTPQAMRAFEKADTHSIKGEFNDED, encoded by the coding sequence TTGTTCCTCTATCAGCCGACATCGGGTTACTGTTACAACAGTGATTCCATCTTTTTATATGATTTCATTGCCTCTTTTCATCCGAAGGGTACCTTACTGGATGTCGGCTGCGGTGTGGGGATCATCTCTTTGTTACTGACCCGTGACTTCAAAGTGGAAACCAGCATCATCGACAAGCAGGAGAAGATGCTGAATTATGCCAGATACAACTTTTCACTTAACGGGTTGGATGTAAAAAGTCATCTGGGGGATTTTACCGAACTGGTAACGGAAAAGCGTTTCGACTACATCGTTTCCAATCCCCCTTTTTACGATCCCCGGGTCACACAAAGTGAAGACAGCCACCTGAACATCGCCCGTTACGCGCATCATCTTCCCATTGAAGCTTTTTTCAGGCGGGTCAAGACCTTTCTCAAGCCCAAGGGCTGGTTCATTTTCTGTTACGATGCCAAACAGATCGACCTGCTATTGCATCATTTGAAAATAAATGGTATAAACCCCGAGAAGGTACAGTTCGTGCATTCCAAGATCGACAGAGAGTCGAAACTGGTGTTCATCGCCGCAAGGAACAATTCGAAGTCTATGACGCAGATCCTACCGCCTTTGATCGTTTTTGACGAGAACAATGTCTATACGCCCCAAGCGATGCGTGCATTTGAAAAAGCCGATACGCACAGTATCAAAGGCGAGTTTAATGATGAGGATTGA
- a CDS encoding arginyltransferase: MNEELDLLNPPSTDFSMLDYDCAYLPGHKVRMHYKYVEKANKQFATAVIARGWRRFGKYYFHPICNGCNECKSIRIDVNNYHYSKSQRRAIKRNKDTQILVQEPSLTTSHLELYNKYHAFKHQKDGWSHRNITQREYSENFVEGAQDFGKEVLYIVDGKLVGVDLIDILDDGISSIYFYYDPDYAHLSLGTFSLLYQIKLAKILELPWIYLGYWVEGCKAFAYKPKFQPQEILDGFPHISQIPDWEPWDNP; this comes from the coding sequence TTGAACGAAGAATTAGACTTACTCAATCCGCCATCGACAGATTTTTCTATGCTGGATTATGACTGTGCCTATCTTCCTGGACACAAGGTCCGCATGCATTACAAGTATGTCGAAAAAGCGAACAAACAGTTCGCGACTGCCGTGATCGCCAGGGGGTGGAGACGTTTCGGGAAGTACTATTTCCATCCCATCTGCAACGGCTGTAACGAATGCAAAAGCATCCGTATCGATGTCAACAATTACCATTACAGCAAATCCCAGAGACGTGCGATCAAACGGAATAAAGATACACAGATACTGGTACAGGAACCCTCGCTGACCACATCACATCTGGAACTCTACAACAAATACCATGCCTTCAAACACCAGAAAGACGGCTGGAGCCACCGCAATATCACACAAAGAGAGTACAGTGAGAACTTTGTTGAAGGAGCGCAGGATTTCGGGAAAGAGGTACTTTACATCGTGGACGGGAAACTCGTCGGCGTCGACCTCATCGATATCCTCGATGACGGCATTTCTTCGATTTATTTCTACTATGACCCGGACTATGCGCATCTCTCGCTGGGAACTTTTTCTCTGCTCTACCAGATCAAACTGGCAAAAATTCTTGAACTCCCCTGGATCTACCTGGGTTACTGGGTGGAGGGATGCAAAGCCTTTGCCTACAAACCAAAATTCCAGCCCCAAGAGATCCTCGACGGCTTTCCGCATATTTCACAGATACCCGACTGGGAGCCATGGGACAATCCGTAG
- the mnmC gene encoding FAD-dependent 5-carboxymethylaminomethyl-2-thiouridine(34) oxidoreductase MnmC, producing MSQIYDTIVIGAGISGCCTAFTLQQKGQKVLLVDRSGVAASGGSGAAGAFVSPKIGKGSPLQKLTNEAFYFSKDFYLKHFPDYFHQTGVIRIPKDTEDAEKFHLYEPFNEAQYRWVAKEELEKLGIRNCKESFFFEEAGVCDAPELCNAILQQLPFKQFDVAQLIDTDGHWTLFNAQGSTLNAKNVVLSTGYQNTLFDMRYMGVRGTWGSRGDYESKLDLKVSMHKSISVSANINGIIKIGATHVKSREPCRLCDGKPLRTLEEKAARMVNTGDFRLKETFCGMRSGSKDYVPLAGRVIDVPFMFEAYPSIVRGAKPPLKHRENLYVCNGLGGRGFVFAPLMAEWLAESIVTGKEMDQRVNPDRLFLKWCRKL from the coding sequence ATGTCTCAAATCTACGATACTATCGTCATAGGAGCGGGTATCTCGGGGTGCTGTACGGCGTTCACTTTACAGCAGAAGGGCCAGAAGGTCCTTTTGGTGGATCGCAGCGGGGTAGCGGCGAGCGGTGGTTCGGGTGCGGCAGGAGCGTTCGTCTCCCCCAAGATCGGTAAGGGCTCTCCGCTTCAGAAACTGACCAACGAAGCCTTTTACTTCTCAAAAGATTTCTATCTTAAACACTTTCCGGACTATTTTCATCAGACAGGGGTGATCCGCATTCCCAAAGATACCGAAGATGCGGAAAAATTTCATCTCTATGAACCTTTCAACGAAGCACAATACAGATGGGTAGCAAAAGAGGAACTTGAAAAACTCGGTATCCGGAACTGCAAAGAGAGCTTTTTCTTTGAAGAGGCAGGAGTATGTGATGCCCCGGAACTATGCAATGCCATATTGCAACAGCTTCCTTTTAAACAATTCGATGTTGCACAACTCATTGATACTGACGGCCACTGGACACTTTTCAACGCTCAGGGCTCAACACTCAACGCGAAAAACGTAGTTTTGTCCACTGGCTACCAGAACACCCTTTTCGATATGCGCTATATGGGTGTCAGAGGCACCTGGGGATCGCGCGGGGATTATGAGAGTAAGCTGGACCTGAAAGTCAGCATGCATAAAAGTATCTCCGTCTCCGCCAATATAAACGGCATCATCAAAATCGGGGCGACACATGTAAAATCCAGGGAGCCCTGTAGGCTCTGCGACGGAAAACCGCTTCGGACACTGGAAGAGAAGGCAGCAAGAATGGTCAATACCGGCGACTTCAGGCTCAAAGAGACCTTTTGCGGAATGCGTTCAGGTTCCAAAGACTATGTTCCCCTGGCCGGCAGAGTGATAGATGTGCCGTTCATGTTCGAAGCCTATCCCTCTATCGTACGGGGAGCAAAACCTCCGCTGAAACATAGGGAGAATCTCTATGTTTGCAACGGTCTTGGAGGACGGGGCTTTGTCTTTGCCCCTCTGATGGCCGAGTGGCTGGCCGAGTCCATCGTGACGGGAAAAGAGATGGATCAACGAGTGAATCCGGACAGATTGTTTTTGAAGTGGTGTAGAAAACTGTAG
- the glyS gene encoding glycine--tRNA ligase subunit beta, which translates to MTQPLLIEIGVEELPAIPLLKIVSNIERSWKDILKNYKLDNEFEFIYTPRRLVLKHAAMPEKQEDQTIELMGPPIAAAIKDGVPTKAAEGFARKCGVPFEELGRADNNGREVLYYKKEERGAQTAALLQEMLEKWIASMSFGKMMRWGSRSDEFIRPIRWLQVRMGDESIPVELFGVQSDTKTYVHRMVNYDALEVPNIDAYEAILKEGAVLLYPKEREAVILAEFDALEAEHGILIERDRALLAEVVAITENPKALVGSFDELFLELPPEVIITSMKEHQRYFPVFENGKITNKFVVVSNAYTDDYSKVIAGNERVLKPRLADGLFFYKNDLRNGLSTDGLEKVQFIDGLGSLADKIKREKSIAVRLLALYMDRLEAGTGKNSAELERLMDRAVELAKADLMSEMVYEFTELQGLMGYYYAKALGEDPLVYNAIKEQYMPVGEGAELPTSLFSSIVAMSIKLDTLFGLFSVGKIPTGSKDPFALRRAVNGIVRIVTDNDITFNIDDIIELLKAEYAEFNTDELKDFIIERINKSLDANPSVIAAVLASGERDINEIAKKVAALNEIVSADTFKEQFSTFKRVANISKDVDLDGDLSIDISLFKEEAEVALYTAYEKVIHQDFPDYKTRLEALFGLKRELDTYFDDVMVNTEDEALKTNRLHTIGSIYKTFRDIADIKEISV; encoded by the coding sequence ATGACACAACCACTACTTATAGAGATCGGCGTAGAAGAACTTCCCGCCATCCCACTGCTCAAGATCGTATCCAACATTGAAAGATCATGGAAAGATATCCTAAAGAATTACAAACTCGACAATGAATTTGAATTTATCTATACTCCCCGACGCCTGGTACTCAAACATGCAGCCATGCCTGAAAAACAGGAAGACCAGACCATCGAACTGATGGGGCCTCCGATCGCGGCTGCCATCAAAGACGGTGTGCCGACCAAGGCAGCCGAAGGTTTTGCCAGAAAATGTGGTGTGCCTTTTGAGGAACTCGGACGTGCCGACAACAACGGCAGGGAAGTGCTCTACTACAAAAAGGAAGAGAGGGGTGCACAGACAGCTGCTTTGCTTCAGGAGATGCTTGAAAAGTGGATTGCCTCTATGTCCTTTGGCAAGATGATGCGCTGGGGAAGCAGAAGTGACGAATTCATCCGGCCGATCAGATGGCTTCAGGTAAGAATGGGCGATGAGTCCATTCCTGTAGAACTTTTCGGTGTGCAGTCCGATACGAAGACCTATGTGCACAGAATGGTGAATTATGATGCGTTGGAAGTGCCGAATATCGATGCCTATGAGGCGATCCTGAAAGAGGGTGCGGTACTTCTGTATCCCAAAGAGAGAGAAGCAGTCATTCTGGCTGAATTCGACGCACTGGAAGCGGAACACGGCATTCTTATAGAAAGAGACAGGGCTCTGCTTGCCGAGGTCGTTGCCATTACGGAAAACCCCAAAGCACTGGTAGGAAGTTTCGATGAACTTTTCCTTGAGCTTCCGCCTGAAGTGATCATCACTTCCATGAAAGAGCATCAGCGTTATTTCCCTGTATTTGAGAACGGAAAGATCACGAACAAATTCGTGGTGGTCAGCAATGCCTATACCGATGACTATTCCAAGGTGATTGCAGGGAACGAGAGGGTACTCAAGCCCCGCCTTGCGGACGGACTCTTTTTCTATAAAAATGACCTCAGGAATGGACTTTCCACAGATGGCCTGGAAAAAGTTCAGTTCATTGACGGCCTTGGTTCTCTTGCAGACAAGATCAAAAGGGAAAAGAGCATCGCCGTCAGACTGCTTGCACTCTATATGGATAGACTCGAAGCAGGAACGGGCAAAAACTCAGCAGAGCTTGAAAGGCTGATGGACAGGGCAGTGGAGCTTGCCAAGGCGGATCTCATGAGCGAAATGGTCTACGAGTTTACCGAGCTTCAGGGACTGATGGGATACTACTACGCCAAGGCTCTGGGAGAGGACCCTCTGGTCTACAATGCGATCAAAGAGCAGTATATGCCTGTGGGTGAGGGAGCTGAACTGCCGACATCTCTCTTCTCTTCCATAGTGGCGATGAGTATCAAGCTCGATACCCTCTTCGGACTCTTTTCTGTAGGCAAGATCCCGACGGGTTCAAAAGACCCGTTCGCACTGAGACGTGCAGTGAACGGTATCGTCCGTATCGTCACCGATAACGATATCACTTTCAATATCGACGATATCATCGAGCTGCTCAAAGCAGAATATGCAGAATTCAATACGGATGAACTCAAAGACTTCATCATCGAGCGTATCAACAAATCACTCGATGCCAATCCGTCGGTCATCGCCGCAGTACTGGCAAGCGGTGAACGTGACATCAACGAGATCGCCAAGAAAGTGGCGGCGCTCAACGAGATCGTTTCTGCTGATACATTTAAAGAGCAGTTCTCCACTTTCAAACGTGTAGCGAACATCTCCAAAGATGTTGATCTTGACGGTGACCTGAGCATTGATATCTCCTTATTTAAAGAGGAAGCTGAAGTGGCACTCTATACTGCCTATGAAAAAGTGATCCACCAGGATTTCCCTGACTACAAGACACGTCTTGAAGCACTTTTTGGCCTGAAACGTGAGTTGGATACCTATTTTGACGATGTCATGGTCAATACGGAGGATGAAGCACTGAAGACAAACAGACTACATACGATCGGGTCTATCTATAAGACTTTTAGAGATATTGCAGATATTAAAGAGATTTCTGTTTGA
- a CDS encoding tRNA (cytidine(34)-2'-O)-methyltransferase, which translates to MFNIVLVEPQIPQNTGTIGRLCVNLGATLHLIKPLGFDIDDKAVKRAGLDYWKHLDLVVWESFEAFLKEHPIDEHSYMSTTKTDNLYFNAPFKKGDYILFGSETKGIDEKVLLAHPEQCITIPMGGKGRSLNLGVSVGVVIYDALRQNYEGFEKITIPNTLKES; encoded by the coding sequence ATGTTTAATATAGTACTGGTCGAACCCCAGATACCGCAGAATACCGGGACAATCGGACGTCTCTGCGTCAATCTTGGTGCAACACTGCATCTTATTAAACCTCTTGGGTTTGATATCGACGACAAGGCGGTCAAACGTGCCGGCTTGGACTACTGGAAACATCTTGACCTGGTGGTCTGGGAGAGTTTCGAGGCATTCCTGAAAGAACATCCCATTGATGAACACAGCTACATGTCAACGACGAAAACGGACAATCTCTACTTCAATGCCCCGTTTAAAAAAGGGGATTACATCCTTTTCGGTTCCGAGACCAAAGGGATAGATGAAAAAGTGCTTCTGGCCCATCCTGAGCAGTGCATTACCATTCCCATGGGCGGTAAGGGAAGAAGTCTCAACCTCGGTGTGAGTGTGGGAGTGGTCATCTATGACGCACTGCGCCAGAACTATGAGGGATTCGAGAAAATCACGATCCCCAATACCTTGAAGGAAAGCTAA
- the purU gene encoding formyltetrahydrofolate deformylase, whose product METKARVLIDCHDAKGLVYKISKIFYERDLNIDSNREFVDKEKERFFMRTVVSGTFGIDELDVALREVAPIDAHIRVIAPKNKKVVLLATKESHALGDILIRNAAGELGASIECVIANHETLRELVERFNIPFFHVPAEGLAREEHEARVMEKIDEHDFDFIVLAKYMRILTPSFVAAYPKQIINIHHSFLPAFIGANPYKQAYERGVKIIGATAHFVTNDLDEGPIIAQDVIPVNHRFDWKEMQRAGRDVEKVVLSRALNLVLHDRVFVNGNKTIIF is encoded by the coding sequence ATGGAAACTAAAGCACGCGTACTCATTGACTGTCACGATGCCAAAGGTCTGGTCTACAAGATCTCCAAGATCTTCTATGAGCGGGACCTGAATATCGACTCCAACCGCGAGTTCGTCGACAAAGAGAAAGAAAGATTCTTCATGCGTACGGTCGTCTCCGGGACGTTTGGGATCGATGAACTCGATGTGGCACTCAGGGAAGTGGCACCCATAGATGCACATATTCGGGTGATCGCTCCCAAAAACAAGAAAGTAGTGCTTCTTGCCACGAAAGAATCCCATGCTCTGGGAGATATTCTTATCCGTAATGCAGCAGGAGAACTGGGTGCGAGTATCGAATGTGTCATTGCCAACCATGAGACACTTCGTGAGTTGGTAGAGCGTTTCAACATTCCTTTCTTCCATGTGCCTGCCGAAGGCCTGGCAAGGGAAGAGCATGAAGCCAGGGTTATGGAAAAGATCGATGAGCATGACTTTGACTTCATCGTACTTGCCAAATACATGCGTATATTGACCCCTTCTTTCGTAGCGGCCTACCCGAAGCAGATCATCAATATCCACCACTCCTTCCTTCCCGCATTCATCGGTGCGAACCCGTACAAGCAGGCGTATGAGCGAGGGGTGAAAATCATCGGTGCGACAGCACACTTTGTTACGAACGACCTGGATGAAGGACCCATCATTGCGCAGGATGTCATCCCTGTGAACCACCGTTTTGACTGGAAAGAGATGCAGCGTGCCGGACGCGATGTGGAAAAAGTGGTCCTCTCCCGTGCACTCAACCTTGTGCTGCATGACCGTGTTTTCGTCAACGGAAACAAAACGATAATCTTCTAA
- the leuB gene encoding 3-isopropylmalate dehydrogenase, with translation MKTYKIGVIKGDGIGPEIVDEAIKVLDAVSVAQGFNLKYDEMLLGGAAIDETGVPLPEETIQGVKKCDAVLFGAIGGPKWDNLERHLRPETGLLGLRKEMGTFANLRPAMVYDELVNASSLKPAVIQGVDIMVVRELTGGIYFGQPRELHEDEAFNTMIYTKEEVRRIAIVAFDIAMKRDKRICSVDKANVLEVSQFWREIVEEIAKDYPEVELTHMYVDNAAMQLIRDPKQFDVILTGNIFGDILSDAASMLSGSIGLLPSASTGKGVGLFEPIHGSAPDIAGQGIANPLATISSASMMLRYALNENEAADRIDEAIRKALAEGYRTGDIGDYDAKEICTCTEMGDIIADYASR, from the coding sequence ATGAAAACATATAAAATAGGTGTGATCAAAGGTGACGGGATCGGTCCCGAGATCGTAGATGAAGCAATCAAGGTACTCGACGCGGTCTCTGTAGCACAGGGATTCAACCTCAAATATGATGAAATGCTGCTTGGCGGTGCAGCCATCGATGAGACAGGCGTACCTCTTCCGGAAGAGACCATCCAGGGCGTCAAAAAATGCGACGCCGTGCTTTTTGGTGCGATCGGCGGGCCAAAGTGGGACAACCTCGAGCGTCATTTGAGACCGGAAACAGGCCTTCTGGGACTCAGAAAAGAGATGGGAACCTTCGCCAACCTCAGGCCGGCAATGGTCTATGACGAACTGGTGAATGCTTCAAGCCTCAAACCTGCCGTGATCCAGGGTGTGGACATCATGGTGGTACGTGAGCTTACAGGTGGTATCTACTTCGGGCAGCCAAGAGAGTTACATGAGGACGAAGCGTTCAATACCATGATCTATACGAAAGAAGAGGTCAGACGTATCGCGATCGTGGCATTTGATATCGCTATGAAGCGTGACAAACGTATCTGTTCCGTTGACAAGGCTAATGTTCTTGAAGTCAGCCAGTTCTGGAGAGAGATCGTTGAAGAGATAGCGAAAGACTACCCTGAAGTGGAACTCACCCATATGTATGTGGACAATGCCGCGATGCAGCTCATCCGTGATCCCAAACAGTTCGATGTGATCCTGACAGGAAATATTTTCGGCGACATCCTTTCCGATGCAGCCTCCATGCTTTCCGGTTCCATTGGCTTGCTTCCGAGTGCGAGTACCGGTAAGGGTGTAGGGCTTTTCGAGCCTATCCACGGCTCTGCACCCGATATTGCAGGGCAGGGGATCGCCAACCCGCTTGCAACGATTTCGAGTGCAAGCATGATGCTGCGTTATGCCCTGAATGAGAATGAAGCGGCGGACAGGATCGATGAAGCGATCAGAAAAGCACTTGCAGAAGGTTACAGAACCGGGGATATCGGTGACTACGATGCAAAAGAGATCTGTACCTGTACGGAAATGGGTGATATCATCGCCGATTATGCGAGCCGATAA
- a CDS encoding 3-isopropylmalate dehydratase small subunit, producing MQGKVWKFGDNIDTDLIIAARYLNTSEPAELAKHVMEDADPEFVSKMHEGDIIVAGENFGCGSSREHAPIALKAAGINAVIAPTFARIFYRNAFNMGLPIFELPEAEEINEGDVVRVDMDAGEIINVTQAKTYKFTPIPEFMQELVNAGGLIEFAKQEIQEGAKQ from the coding sequence TTGCAAGGTAAAGTTTGGAAATTCGGTGACAATATCGATACAGATCTGATCATCGCAGCGAGATATTTGAATACAAGTGAGCCGGCTGAACTGGCAAAGCATGTTATGGAAGATGCAGACCCGGAGTTCGTTTCCAAAATGCATGAAGGGGACATCATTGTAGCGGGTGAGAACTTCGGATGCGGTTCAAGCCGTGAGCATGCACCTATCGCACTGAAAGCGGCAGGGATCAATGCGGTCATCGCACCTACGTTCGCGCGTATCTTTTACAGAAACGCCTTCAATATGGGATTGCCTATCTTTGAACTTCCCGAAGCGGAAGAGATCAATGAGGGTGATGTGGTCAGGGTAGACATGGATGCCGGTGAGATCATCAATGTGACACAGGCAAAAACATACAAATTCACCCCGATCCCTGAATTCATGCAGGAACTTGTCAATGCAGGCGGGCTGATCGAATTCGCAAAACAGGAAATCCAGGAAGGAGCAAAGCAATGA
- a CDS encoding competence/damage-inducible protein A → MMSQPQFFTLIIGTEILNRRREDKHFDFVTRTLANKGAKLTGSFIIEDDPALIVQTIKFIASQPNPVLFSFGGIGSTPDDHTRKCAAIALRNGKLYEHPEAKKIIEEKLGKEAYPHPIKMAQLPKGAELLDNPVNKMPAFSLDERYFFMPGFPEMSHPMVEEIVAKLLPESKPYYRYTLTALCKENELIEVMEQMPKEVEFSSLPKLYTDGWRVSISVASHDEEKAKEAFQRYIDLLEKKQIRYGLNDEA, encoded by the coding sequence ATGATGTCCCAACCCCAATTCTTCACTCTCATCATCGGCACCGAGATCCTCAACCGCAGACGCGAGGATAAGCATTTCGACTTTGTGACAAGAACACTGGCCAATAAAGGTGCAAAGCTCACCGGTTCTTTCATCATAGAAGATGACCCTGCCCTCATCGTTCAGACCATAAAGTTCATCGCTTCGCAGCCCAACCCTGTGCTCTTCTCTTTTGGCGGCATAGGCTCCACGCCCGACGACCATACACGCAAATGTGCGGCCATCGCACTTCGTAACGGAAAGCTCTATGAACATCCCGAAGCCAAAAAGATCATTGAGGAAAAACTGGGTAAAGAGGCTTACCCCCACCCCATTAAAATGGCCCAGCTTCCCAAAGGGGCAGAACTCCTTGACAACCCGGTGAACAAGATGCCCGCCTTTTCTCTAGACGAACGCTACTTCTTCATGCCCGGTTTCCCGGAAATGAGCCATCCCATGGTGGAAGAGATCGTGGCAAAGCTGCTGCCGGAATCAAAACCCTACTACCGCTATACGCTTACCGCTTTGTGCAAAGAGAACGAGCTCATCGAAGTGATGGAGCAGATGCCCAAAGAGGTGGAGTTCTCCTCTCTCCCCAAACTCTACACCGACGGATGGAGGGTTTCCATCTCGGTGGCTTCACACGACGAAGAAAAAGCAAAAGAGGCCTTCCAGCGCTACATCGATCTGCTTGAGAAAAAACAGATCCGCTACGGCCTGAACGACGAAGCCTGA
- a CDS encoding MFS transporter — protein MTYRETLKHPVVARLSLIQLISYFGTWFSQVAIFSMLVFFGADEMTIALTAAMAMLPAVVLAPLIGIVIDRVDFKKLMLAMLLVEIAATLCFIFIDSLAFVWVLMILIFLRSAAASLLFSAEMALFPKLLKGQMLKNTNEIHSIIWSFTYASGMAVGGIVTYYIGFDAAFVTDALLYSVAVLLLLGLRLKLEKSTHVSSVPKMLKEGFTYLKSERKLIHLIVLHASVGLTSFDALITLLADFRYKEFIAVPLAIGMMNATRALGLMIGPFFIGKIISKENLHWFFLLQGTAIVLWSLLEQHFYLALIGLFVTGFFITILWSYTYLLIQEATEPKYMGRVISYNDMVFMLTNVATALFIGSASKWGLSLEFITAALGLGFVFFSLYYGWFRKRYL, from the coding sequence ATGACCTATAGAGAAACCCTCAAACATCCTGTTGTCGCCAGACTTTCGCTCATACAGCTCATCTCCTATTTCGGTACCTGGTTCTCCCAGGTGGCCATCTTCTCCATGCTCGTCTTTTTCGGGGCCGACGAAATGACCATCGCGCTCACCGCAGCCATGGCGATGCTACCAGCCGTCGTTCTTGCGCCGCTCATCGGCATTGTCATCGACAGGGTCGATTTCAAAAAGCTGATGCTTGCTATGCTACTTGTCGAGATCGCTGCAACACTGTGTTTCATCTTCATCGATTCACTTGCCTTTGTCTGGGTGCTTATGATACTCATCTTTCTGCGCTCGGCCGCCGCTTCCTTGCTCTTTTCGGCGGAGATGGCGCTCTTTCCCAAACTGCTCAAAGGTCAGATGCTCAAGAACACAAACGAGATCCACTCCATCATCTGGTCCTTCACCTACGCTTCGGGCATGGCCGTGGGAGGCATCGTAACCTACTACATCGGTTTTGATGCGGCCTTTGTAACAGATGCACTGCTCTACTCCGTAGCCGTACTGCTGCTTCTGGGACTCAGGCTCAAACTTGAAAAGAGTACGCATGTCAGTTCCGTTCCAAAAATGCTCAAAGAAGGCTTTACCTACCTCAAAAGCGAACGAAAACTGATACACCTCATCGTACTGCATGCCTCCGTGGGACTGACCAGCTTTGACGCGCTCATCACCCTGCTGGCGGACTTCCGCTACAAAGAGTTCATCGCCGTACCGCTGGCCATCGGGATGATGAACGCCACGCGCGCGCTAGGTCTGATGATCGGCCCGTTCTTCATAGGCAAGATCATCTCCAAAGAGAACCTGCACTGGTTCTTTCTGCTTCAGGGAACTGCCATAGTGCTCTGGTCACTGCTTGAGCAGCACTTCTACCTCGCACTCATCGGCCTCTTTGTCACCGGCTTTTTTATCACCATACTGTGGTCCTATACTTATCTGCTCATTCAGGAAGCCACCGAGCCCAAATACATGGGCCGTGTCATCTCCTACAATGACATGGTCTTCATGCTCACCAATGTCGCTACGGCACTTTTCATCGGGAGCGCTTCAAAATGGGGACTGTCACTGGAATTCATTACCGCCGCTTTGGGTCTGGGGTTTGTCTTTTTTTCACTCTATTACGGATGGTTCAGAAAGAGATACCTATAA
- a CDS encoding YtfJ family protein: MKKIILGCLLTAVSSMAIELGKVPPSVELSGASGGKVDGTAWSSSMLKGKVHILFYVDPDERDLNKALTQALKKRHFDRKKYASVAVINLAATWLPNVILESKLKAKQKEFPDTIYVKDKKKVVLKKWDLADDNSDILIFDKSGKLIYKKFGKLSDKEIKSVLALIEKNL, from the coding sequence ATGAAAAAGATTATCTTGGGTTGTCTATTGACAGCTGTAAGCAGTATGGCTATCGAATTGGGGAAAGTACCGCCGAGTGTAGAGTTGAGCGGTGCAAGCGGCGGAAAGGTCGATGGAACGGCTTGGAGCTCTTCCATGCTGAAGGGTAAAGTGCATATCCTTTTTTATGTGGACCCTGACGAGCGTGATCTGAACAAAGCTTTGACACAGGCACTCAAAAAACGCCATTTTGACAGGAAAAAATATGCTTCCGTAGCCGTTATCAATCTGGCGGCTACCTGGCTTCCCAATGTCATTCTGGAGTCCAAGCTCAAAGCCAAGCAGAAAGAGTTTCCCGATACGATCTACGTTAAAGACAAGAAAAAGGTAGTATTGAAGAAGTGGGACCTTGCAGATGACAATTCTGATATCCTTATCTTTGATAAAAGTGGTAAGCTGATCTATAAAAAGTTCGGAAAACTGTCGGATAAAGAGATAAAGAGTGTACTTGCGCTCATTGAGAAAAACTTATAG